TTTCATGACCAATAAACCATGCTGTTTGAGTTATTCGTAACTCATTAAACAACCTCAGCAGCGGTTTCCAACCTGGTGGTCGGGACCACAGAGAGATTATTAATAAGAAACTTCTGCTACACAAATTATTTCTCTGACTTTCAGAttgttgcctttttattttgaagaggtGTTTAATTTCACCACAGGAGCGGCTTGAACCAGCTCTTCTAAAGCTCAGTGTTAGCCGTGTTAGAACAGAAGTTTTCACTAAGcttcactaaaataaaatgagttaCACCCATGGATGTACAAAGAGAAGTGGATACAGCATCAATGAATGTTGCTCAGTGGAGCATGTAGCCAAAAAAAGCTCAACTTTCCGGCAGGGTTAGATTGGGTATGCATATGGTCCAGTTAGGAAGAGGTGAAAGACTGCAAGTatttggagtcattttttagttttcagaatctttttaaaaacaaaggtggaaaaaatcagcttttaaaaatgtctgtataCATGTAGACAGGGTCTGAAGTCTTTACTACATAAGACATTTGTTAGGTTTTATTGGTGCAGTCTTATTTAGTAAATTTCTAGTTTGACCTCCTTATCAGTTACTTTAGACACACATTGAATAAGGAGCTAATGAACAGCTGCTGCAACCCAAagtgagacagactgagaggTGATGATGCTctgatgttaaataaataatctggAGTTTTTTTGTATGTCCTAGTAATAGTAAGTTGAGAGAGTTATTATACTGACGTGACATAGGTGTAAGGTTATCAAAAAACAACGTATAtgagggagaaaaaggaaaaaagtaacaCCTGCACCCTTattccatgccacacaagtttgaGGAGGACGTTTTGATTGTGCTTGGATTTTCATCGGGtcaaaatgtgttcatgttttcacattttaaccTGATGAAGACCTGAGAAGTTATCTTCGTTAAAGTTGTATGACATGGACTAAATGTGCAGgcattacttttttcctcacGTGCTAGtagaaataatcattatttgatGATGCTGTTCTGTCCCGGGCTCATGACGTACATCGAGCCGACACATTGTGTCCCTCTTCTGAGCGctaacaacacaaaacagatcATAGCATGCTAGCATGCTGATGCTAAGGAGATTAGAATGCAGGTTAGCAAAGGTGAGCATGCTATGTAACATCGAAGTGCAGCTTTGGAGATCGTGTTTTACTCTGGGCAGAAATGACAAACCGACCCACACTGACCTCCCTCAATCCAAATCACACTAGTACAACCTCAGTAAGCTCAAGGATGCAAATGAAATGCTACACATAGCACCTTTTAGTGTTGAGGAAGAAAtggtctttctttctttttgtttctgattgTCTGTTGGTTAAATATTTCACTCTGATTCTCTTACATTCCTGTATCACAGCAAAGTATTTATCATCTCTGCTTGTGTCTCTCTCACCTCGCCTCTTCCCAGTCCTCTGTGTTTCTTTCCAACAGTCCTCCTTCACATTTTCGTCTTTCCCCCACAGTCCacctgtcctctctgtctgccaTCACTCCCAGAAGATGTTGGTGATGTCAGAGTCCAGGCTGAAGATCCAGATCACAAGTGGCGCAGAGATCAGGACGAACGACCAGGACACGCCCTTCAGTGACTGGCGCAGCCTCGTCATAATGGCGCCCGCTAATCCTGTGCTAGCCCCTGTCCTccgcagctcctcctcctcttccagtGACTTTTTGAAAGATGCAATAAAGAAAAGGGTTAAAGCACAGACCACTGGAGTACAATTAAATCTGAACTGTCAGGCTCCTCCTCTGACCT
This genomic interval from Plectropomus leopardus isolate mb unplaced genomic scaffold, YSFRI_Pleo_2.0 unplaced_scaffold11094, whole genome shotgun sequence contains the following:
- the LOC121963388 gene encoding sarcoplasmic/endoplasmic reticulum calcium ATPase 2-like, with translation VIFQIRPLSWPQWVVVLKMSLPVILMDEALKFLARNYIEPGSQIQSLEEEEELRRTGASTGLAGAIMTRLRQSLKGVSWSFVLISAPLVIWIFSLDSDITNIFWE